One Colius striatus isolate bColStr4 chromosome 10, bColStr4.1.hap1, whole genome shotgun sequence genomic region harbors:
- the LOC133626255 gene encoding E3 ubiquitin-protein ligase RNF128-like, whose product MEKAASFHFFCLLLVASTLFETTEAFVFSASLELVYFNSTSKTSVTQQCNCGVYGSGSPRRSALGIVAIPASGSLQACAPDTQFSASHRPWIALIPSGSCSFADKIRVAARRGAAAVVIYNAQGKGNDVFPMKHLGGENIVAIMIGNLTGTEILHHIESGLRVTMAIKAEKTHHLSMLQYTLIIIIVVFLIIEVSALYNYIRYYFQRRRIATALSDSQQQLRAMTKLAIEHFELRTMKQGDKELGPEGEICIVCLEPFQPKEVVRVLTCKHLFHQHCIDPWLLEHATCPLCKWDIVNVLRVEKVSLQLPGAAAEAEERVGPSSWRSSILKDTLRRLRAIVTLDPDTAHPELILSEDRKSVRRGGGLSPQELPDSPQRFEYWPFVLGWPGFAGGRHCWDVEVGEAGDWAVGVARESVPRKGRLSLSPQGGIWGVEKWGGQIRALTPRKVTLVPLRWVPRRVSVHLDYAGGSVAFFDAEEGGLMFLFSRAAFTGERVRPWLWVVGAKSHLRLRP is encoded by the exons ATGGAGAAAGCAGCAAGCTTccatttcttctgccttctgcTGGTTGCCAGCACTTTATTTGAGACCACAGAAGCATTTGTCTTCAGTGCCTCTCTAGAGCTGGTCTATTTTAACAGCACCAGCAAGACCAGTGTCACCCAGCAGTGCAACTGTGGCGTCTATGGCTCAGGATCTCCTCGCCGTAGTGCCTTGGGGATCGTGGCCATTCCTGCCTCCGGCAGCCTTCAAGCCTGCGCCCCAGACACCCAGTTCAGCGCCAGCCACCGGCCCTGGATCGCGCTGATCCCAAGCggcagctgcagctttgctgacAAAATCCGGGTGGCAGCCAGACGGGGAGCGGCGGCCGTTGTGATCTACAACGCGCAGGGCAAAGGCAACGACGTCTTCCCCATGAAGCATCTCG GTGGTGAAAACATCGTTGCCATTATGATTGGCAACCTGACAGGGACAGAGATCTTACACCACATCGAGAGCGGCCTGAGAGTGACCATGGctataaaagcagagaaaacacatCATCTCTCGATGCTCCAATACACcctcatcatcatcattgtgGTTTTTCTCATAATAGAAGTGTCAGCCCTGTACAACTACATTCGTTATTACTTTCAGAGACGCAGGATTGCAACGGCCCTGTCTGACAGTCAG CAACAGCTGCGGGCCATGACTAAGTTGGCCATAGAACATTTCGAGCTGCGCACCATGAAGCAAGGGGACAAG GAGCTGGGACCTGAAGGAGAAATCTGTATTGTGTGTCTTGAGCCCTTCCAGCCGAAGGAAGTCGTGCGTGTCCTGACCTGCAA GCACCTCTTCCACCAGCACTGCATTGACCCCTGGCTCCTGGAGCACGCGACATGCCCGCTGTGCAAATGGGACATCGTCAACGTGCTGCGTGTTGAG aaagtgagtttgcagctgcctggggctgcagctgaggcagaagagcgagtgggtcccagctcctggcgcagcagcatcctgaaggaCACGCTGAGGAGGCTCCGAG ccaTCGTGACCCTGGACCCTGACACCGCTCACCCCGAGCTCATCCTGTCTGAGGACCGTAAGAGCgtgaggagaggagggggctTGAGCCCCCAGGAGCTCCCTGACTCGCCCCAACGCTTCGAGTACTGGCCCTTCGTGCTGGGCTGGCCGGGCTTCGCGGGGGGGAGGCACTGCTGGGACGTGGAGGTGGGTGAGGCCGGGGATTGGGCAGTGGGGGTGGCTCGAGAGTCAGTCCCAAGGAAAGGGAGGCTCAGCCTCTCCCCtcaaggtgggatttggggggtggAGAAGTGGGGGGGACAGATCCGAGCCCTGACCCCCCGTAAGGTGACGCTGGTGCCCCTGAGGTGGGTTCCACGCAGGGTCAGTGTCCACCTGGACTATGCTGGGGGGTCTGTGGCCTTTTTTGATGCAGAGGAGGGGGGGCTCATGTTCCTCTTCTCACGTGCTGCCTTCACTGGGGAGAGGGTCCGGCCCTGGCTCTGGGTGGTGGGGGCCAAATCCCACCTCAGGCTCAGACCCTGA